In bacterium, one genomic interval encodes:
- a CDS encoding ferritin family protein, producing the protein MEILDYAMKMELDGQAFYEKSAAQTTVPELKKILKQLADEELKHYQFFKRMKEGDLSTAADQVKATASPLLSAKNLFQQLAEQGKQNSFGDQAKAIWTEALKIEERAEKAYRDEAARETDPTRKHLLTQIADEEKTHVYLVDNILSFMADPGGFMDSANYRSFMSWEGRDPSM; encoded by the coding sequence ATGGAAATACTCGACTATGCAATGAAAATGGAACTGGATGGACAGGCGTTTTACGAAAAGAGCGCGGCCCAGACCACGGTTCCTGAACTAAAGAAGATACTGAAGCAACTTGCCGACGAGGAGTTGAAGCACTACCAGTTCTTCAAGCGAATGAAAGAAGGAGATCTGTCGACTGCGGCGGATCAGGTCAAAGCAACAGCTTCTCCCCTGTTGAGCGCAAAGAACCTGTTTCAGCAACTGGCCGAGCAAGGAAAGCAGAATTCATTCGGCGACCAGGCGAAAGCGATCTGGACGGAAGCGCTGAAGATCGAGGAACGGGCCGAAAAGGCGTATCGTGACGAAGCGGCGCGTGAGACTGATCCGACGAGAAAGCACCTCTTAACGCAGATCGCGGATGAAGAGAAAACGCACGTTTATCTGGTGGATAATATTCTGTCGTTTATGGCCGATCCGGGAGGATTCATGGATTCTGCGAATTATCGGAGTTTCATGAGCTGGGAAGGGCGCGATCCATCGATGTGA
- a CDS encoding DMT family transporter, with protein sequence MDDKTAVASPPSTAEPAKLGLLALMPLILTQQTIGALCFPIGVYSLKIIEPFTFAFYRFVLSSIVLLLLVRFTNHAVPVERKDYLRIFGLGLLIIPLNQTLYLWGQSLTAAGHGSVLFATTPIWVFVFALFILKEKLLWRRVVGIIIALAGVATIMTSGAVQVGTEYLFGDLIIFCSVLAWAMYTILGKPLAEKYGALRMTAYALASGTAVYFPFGLIRAMQYDYSQSTLGAWMSVVYFAVATSVIGYVIWYYVLKHMPASRMAVFSNIQPVIATTVAYFTLGESLGLSFFVGAAVVLTGVLITEL encoded by the coding sequence ATGGACGATAAAACAGCCGTCGCCTCACCTCCGAGCACAGCAGAGCCCGCCAAACTCGGCCTTTTGGCCCTGATGCCGCTTATCCTGACTCAGCAGACCATTGGCGCTCTCTGTTTTCCAATCGGTGTCTACAGCCTGAAGATCATTGAACCGTTCACCTTCGCTTTTTACCGGTTCGTGCTTTCGTCAATCGTCCTTCTGTTGTTGGTCAGATTCACGAATCATGCCGTCCCGGTCGAACGAAAAGACTACTTACGCATATTTGGACTCGGCCTCCTGATCATCCCGCTCAACCAGACTCTTTACCTGTGGGGTCAGTCTTTGACCGCGGCTGGGCATGGCTCCGTCCTGTTTGCCACCACCCCGATCTGGGTTTTCGTTTTTGCACTCTTCATTCTCAAGGAAAAACTGCTCTGGCGCAGAGTGGTCGGGATCATCATCGCCCTGGCAGGCGTCGCAACTATCATGACTTCCGGGGCAGTACAGGTCGGGACCGAATATCTCTTCGGCGATCTGATCATCTTTTGTTCAGTCCTCGCGTGGGCGATGTACACGATTCTGGGAAAACCGCTCGCCGAAAAATATGGTGCCCTTCGCATGACCGCATACGCCCTGGCCAGTGGCACCGCCGTCTATTTTCCATTTGGCCTGATACGGGCTATGCAGTATGATTACAGCCAGTCGACCCTGGGAGCCTGGATGAGCGTGGTCTATTTTGCCGTCGCCACCTCGGTCATCGGCTATGTCATCTGGTATTATGTCCTGAAACATATGCCGGCCTCCCGGATGGCCGTCTTTTCCAATATCCAGCCGGTGATCGCCACAACCGTCGCCTACTTCACGCTCGGAGAGTCTCTGGGACTTTCCTTTTTTGTCGGAGCGGCTGTGGTCCTGACTGGAGTGTTGATCACTGAATTGTAG
- a CDS encoding SRPBCC domain-containing protein, which translates to MLMRLILAAIVFLVTTTSAEDKPAMQFSHYLIQLHPVRAEMPFEMNETEQRVMGEHFVYLKSLTQKGIVLMAGPVLGDPVWGMVVVKASSEEEAKAIADADPSVIQNVNTYTVAPMIRSLMSHNLDPGRYADSVVDRMVRKEITVKGTREKAWQLWSTTEGLRSWFTPNSTIELKTGGKFEILFSMEAPAGVRGSEGCRVLSFLPNEMLSFEWNAPPTLGEMRDLHHFVVIQFEQVSADSVRVRLSEYGFGAGDGWDKVYDYFDKAWGMVMGEFEKRMLKD; encoded by the coding sequence ATGTTAATGCGATTGATCCTTGCAGCAATAGTCTTCCTTGTAACCACCACGTCAGCAGAGGATAAACCGGCCATGCAGTTCTCGCACTATCTGATCCAGCTTCACCCGGTACGCGCCGAAATGCCTTTCGAAATGAATGAAACTGAACAGAGAGTGATGGGTGAACACTTCGTTTACCTCAAGAGCCTGACACAGAAAGGTATAGTCCTGATGGCAGGCCCAGTCCTTGGCGATCCGGTCTGGGGTATGGTTGTCGTGAAGGCATCAAGCGAGGAAGAGGCAAAGGCCATTGCCGATGCTGACCCCTCGGTCATCCAGAACGTCAATACGTACACCGTGGCTCCAATGATTCGTTCGCTAATGTCCCATAACCTCGACCCGGGCCGGTATGCTGATTCCGTTGTCGATCGGATGGTTCGCAAAGAGATCACCGTCAAGGGGACCCGCGAGAAAGCCTGGCAACTCTGGTCGACCACTGAGGGGCTACGCTCCTGGTTTACGCCCAACTCGACGATCGAGCTAAAGACTGGCGGCAAATTCGAAATCCTATTCTCGATGGAAGCCCCCGCAGGAGTGCGTGGCTCCGAGGGATGCCGTGTGCTCAGCTTTCTCCCCAATGAGATGCTCTCGTTTGAATGGAACGCGCCTCCCACCCTGGGAGAAATGCGCGATCTGCATCACTTCGTTGTCATCCAATTCGAGCAGGTATCAGCCGATTCCGTCCGCGTGCGGCTCTCTGAATACGGTTTTGGCGCAGGGGATGGATGGGACAAAGTCTATGACTACTTCGACAAAGCCTGGGGGATGGTGATGGGGGAGTTCGAAAAACGGATGCTGAAGGACTAA
- a CDS encoding 6-phosphofructokinase, with product MSRIGVITSGGDCGGLNAVVKGAAQMASRKGVVAVAIPNGYAGLYNLINMDLLVELTPSRLDSFSIGLAGSEAGHSRVKIGKIKDPQKWDRIKAGLAKFDIGGLVISGGDDTGSVVLDLHHQGIPVVHAPKTMDLDLVPYSVGGDSTINRIAEFIRDLKTTGRSHNRVMIIEVFGRYAGHTAFRGGIAGEADAILIPEIPVDFEELYRHLKKVYTKRIIESDIKAGTYMIVVAEGLKDASGAEMYDDAAGVDSFGHKKLAGAGRFVSQEMTKRLSHDPEIKQFMESQGMFVEEMNAIPEVRVITPSHLVRSGISSAYDANFGMEAGACAVMLLLTGQTGVTVSGYFNGTIHYMQIKDAIKQRHVDLEQVNLYEQLGFTFGRVRHEFHPSTMQVDGKIERIY from the coding sequence ATTTCTCGTATTGGGGTTATCACCAGCGGCGGAGATTGCGGCGGCTTGAATGCCGTGGTTAAAGGAGCCGCCCAAATGGCCAGCCGCAAGGGCGTGGTAGCGGTGGCTATCCCGAACGGCTATGCGGGCCTCTACAATCTGATCAACATGGATCTGCTGGTTGAATTGACTCCTTCCCGACTTGATTCATTCAGCATCGGATTAGCCGGTTCTGAAGCCGGCCACTCGCGGGTAAAGATCGGCAAGATCAAAGATCCCCAGAAATGGGATCGCATCAAGGCGGGACTGGCGAAATTTGATATCGGCGGATTGGTTATTTCGGGCGGAGATGATACCGGTTCGGTGGTGCTGGACCTTCATCACCAAGGGATCCCCGTTGTTCACGCACCAAAGACGATGGATCTCGATCTGGTCCCCTACTCGGTCGGCGGCGATTCGACGATCAATCGGATAGCGGAGTTCATTCGCGATCTTAAGACGACCGGTCGGTCGCACAATCGGGTTATGATCATCGAGGTGTTCGGTCGCTACGCCGGCCATACCGCGTTTCGCGGCGGGATCGCCGGAGAAGCTGACGCTATCCTGATCCCGGAAATACCGGTCGATTTTGAAGAGCTCTACCGCCATCTCAAGAAAGTTTATACCAAACGAATTATCGAAAGCGACATCAAAGCCGGAACATATATGATCGTGGTGGCCGAGGGATTGAAGGATGCTTCGGGAGCGGAGATGTACGATGACGCGGCCGGAGTGGATTCGTTCGGGCACAAAAAGCTGGCCGGGGCTGGCAGATTTGTCTCACAGGAGATGACCAAACGATTGAGCCATGATCCGGAGATCAAGCAGTTCATGGAGAGCCAGGGGATGTTTGTCGAGGAGATGAACGCCATTCCCGAAGTGCGGGTTATCACGCCGAGCCATCTGGTGCGGTCGGGCATATCAAGTGCCTATGACGCCAATTTCGGAATGGAGGCAGGCGCCTGCGCGGTCATGTTGTTGCTTACCGGTCAAACCGGTGTGACCGTGTCCGGCTATTTCAATGGGACTATCCATTACATGCAGATAAAAGATGCGATCAAGCAGCGACACGTTGATCTCGAACAGGTCAACTTGTACGAACAGCTTGGTTTTACGTTCGGGCGTGTCCGTCACGAATTCCATCCATCGACCATGCAGGTCGACGGAAAGATCGAACGGATATACTAG